In Kaistella sp. 97-N-M2, the sequence CATTAAATATGTTGCACCGGATAATGGCACAGTAAACTGCACCTCTTACGCAGATTACAATGGTGGCGAATGGCTGAATGTGAATTCCGGAGAAATCCGCGAATTTAAAGGAACAAAAAGCTTAAAAGGAATAAATGTTAACAATATCCTCAGCTGGTGTGGCGCATTAACTGCGACGGAAAGCGTGAATGTTAACAGTAATGCAACCTTCAATATGTACGGAAAACTCTATCAGGGGAGCCAACAGAATCGTTGGAACGGTTTAAATATCAACAGCGGTTCCCTCTTTAATCTGGAAGGAGATTTAACGACCTACGGAAACATGACTTTAAACAGCAACGGATCGCTTAAAGTAAAAGGAAACGTAACCATTTTTGGTGATCTTACCTTGAATAATGGCGCTAAAATAGAATTTGTAGGAACCCGTTCCGTCATCACCATCCACGGAAAAGTGACCAAAAACGGAACTTCTACGATTACAGGAACCTATACGGATACAAATAATAAACTATAAATTCAAAAGTAAATATATACTAAAAAGAGAAGCTGCTTCAAAGTGGCTTCTCTTTCTGCTTTGTACCGGTACAAACAAAATTGCTTACCTTGTGTATTTATCAACTTGCACCCGTGTAATTATATGAAGAACAAAATATTAATTGTGGAGAAAAATGAGATCATCAGATCCTCCATCTTACATGTTTTAAAAAGAGAAGGCTACGATGCCAGCGCGGTCTCGAACGGAAAGAATGCTTTCGACCTATTGCAGGCAGAAAAATTCGATATCGTGATTCTAAATATCCTACTGCAGTATTATTCAGGCTTCGAAATTATCAGTTTAATTCGTGGCCGGCAAGACCTTCATCAAACAAAAATCCTCGTCATCTCCAATAACTTCACGGCGGACAATATGTACCGGCTTTACCAAATGGGTATCGACGATATGATTAAGAAACCGTTTCAGCCCATGGAAATGATCTGTCGGATTGCGAAACTTAAAGAACTCATAAAGAAAATTGATCTTGCATAGTTTCCTCTCCAACTTTCCCCGGTATCTTTTGTATTTGATCATTTTCAACTTTTCGATCATTTTTCTAGGTTGGATGCTGGTTGCGCTATATAACCTGTCTTCTTCCTTTTATAAAAAAAGCAACGAAGAGTTAGAGGCGCAATTCATCAAAATACTTCGTGAGCTTTTATTAAACCAACCGGCGTTCGAATTAGCAGACCTGAAACCACTTATCGATCTGGGCGTTCAGCGTAAAAGACGGATTCGGGAAATTTTTATTGAAAGCCTAACCCAATATTCGTGTTTTCTGGATGGAGATGCGGCCGAAAACATCACAAAAATCTACCGTTTGCTTGGTCTTGAGAAATACAAAATAAAAGAACTCTCCAGCATCTACGATTCCAACATCATCCACGCGCTAGACGAACTTACAAGATTTAAAGTACCCATAAAACGCGAAGTGATGGTGCGGTTGCAAAAAAGCAGGAACAGCATGATTCAGGAACTGGCTAATTCCTATACGTTAACGATATACAGGGATAACATTTACGATTTTTTCACCTTTAATGAAGATGCGTTTACAAAATGGATGAACCTCACCTATTTTCAGTTGATCATTAACCGAACCGATCTTAAAAAACCCCATTTCCAGCAGTGGATCAGTCCTCATTACAAACCAACAGTGGTTAAACTGGCCATGGATTTAGCGTCCTACTACTATCAGCACAATGCCGCGGAAAAAATTCACCCCCTGCTTACTACGCCGGATGCTGCATTCCGTTTTGAAATGATTAATAATTTAGGAAAACTCAACTACCCTGCGTCGCCACCGATATTAATGGAATTATATGACCGCGAAGAAGATATGAGATGTAAAAGAGAAATCATAAAAAGCCTTGGATACATGACTTACCAAACCGTGCAGGTGAGGGATTTTCTGGAAAAAACCCTGGAAAACGAGAGCGGAATCAATTTAAGAAAAGCAATAATTATTGCCTTAAAAAGAGCCAAATCAGAATCCACAATTCCGTCGGTTAACTTCCCCGCGCTGGAGAAGCAATTACAAAAACATAATCAGTAGAACTATGGTGAAGGACCTTATTTTTTATCTCACGAATTTTGTTGAAAAGGTTTTATTTTCGGAGGTTTTTTCTCACCTGATTGCATCCATCGCAGTTGTTTTATTCAGCACTTTATTAATCATCAATGTGGTGTCTTATATATCGATCAGGCGGTTTTTATTTATCCGGAAGTTCAACCAGGGTTTGCAGTTGTCGGTTATGAACGACGCGCCCGGCATCAGCATCATTACAGGTGCTTATAATGAGTCGGTAACAATCATCGATAATGTACATTCCCTGCTATCGCTGAACTATCATAAGTTTGAACTGGTTGTGGTGAACGACGGAAGCAAGGATGATACCTTAGAAAAAATGATTACAGAATTCGACCTGATGGAAAGTCATTATATTTTCGAAACCCTTATACCTTGCGAACCCATCAAAAAAATCTACCGCTCGCGGGATCTAGCCTATAAAAGCCTTGTGGTCATCGATAAAGTAAATGGCGGCGGAAAAGCAGATGCCATTAATGCGGGCTTAAATATTGCGAAATATGATTATTTTCTCAATATCGATGTAGACTGCATATTGGATTTTAATGCTTTAAACCTGATGATGGAAGTTGTTTTGAACGAAAAAAACCGGTGCGTTGGCGTAGGTGCGACGCTTCGGATGTCCAACAGCAGTATCGTGCATCGTGGAACGCTGGATGCCATTAAAGCACCAAAAAACATACTGGTCCGTTTTCAGGAACTCGAATATATCCGCTCGTTTATTCTCGGGAAAATGGCCTGGTCTTACATGAATGCCCTGCCCAATATCTCCGGAGGTTTGGGCCTTTTTGATAAAGAAATTGTTTTAAATATAGGCGGTTACGATAAACATTCCTTAGGCGAAGACATGGATTTGGTCTTTCGGATGGTCATTTACATGCAGGAAACCGGGCAGAAGTACAGTGTACGCAGCATTCCGCAAACGCTTTGCTGGACCGAAGGCCCGGATACGCTTAAAATCCTGATGCGGCAACGGGTGCGGTGGGCACGTGGTTTATTTCAGATCCTAAGAAAGAACCGCCGCGTCCTCTTTAATCCAAAATACGGAAAAATGGGCTTCATCATTTATCCTTACAATCTTTTTTTTGAATTTCTGTCGCCTTTCGTCGAAATTGGTGGTGTTTTCATTTTTCTTTATTTCTTTTTCATTTATAAAACGCTTTTGGTAGGATTGCTGGTGATGACATTTACCATA encodes:
- a CDS encoding glycosyltransferase, whose product is MVKDLIFYLTNFVEKVLFSEVFSHLIASIAVVLFSTLLIINVVSYISIRRFLFIRKFNQGLQLSVMNDAPGISIITGAYNESVTIIDNVHSLLSLNYHKFELVVVNDGSKDDTLEKMITEFDLMESHYIFETLIPCEPIKKIYRSRDLAYKSLVVIDKVNGGGKADAINAGLNIAKYDYFLNIDVDCILDFNALNLMMEVVLNEKNRCVGVGATLRMSNSSIVHRGTLDAIKAPKNILVRFQELEYIRSFILGKMAWSYMNALPNISGGLGLFDKEIVLNIGGYDKHSLGEDMDLVFRMVIYMQETGQKYSVRSIPQTLCWTEGPDTLKILMRQRVRWARGLFQILRKNRRVLFNPKYGKMGFIIYPYNLFFEFLSPFVEIGGVFIFLYFFFIYKTLLVGLLVMTFTIMTFYIALSFSAVFMDRKIFNYYKSSRTTFGISAMAFLEPLLYHPLIVYCGLKGYFEELVGKKKAWGEMPRKGFTKNI
- a CDS encoding HEAT repeat domain-containing protein, whose translation is MLVALYNLSSSFYKKSNEELEAQFIKILRELLLNQPAFELADLKPLIDLGVQRKRRIREIFIESLTQYSCFLDGDAAENITKIYRLLGLEKYKIKELSSIYDSNIIHALDELTRFKVPIKREVMVRLQKSRNSMIQELANSYTLTIYRDNIYDFFTFNEDAFTKWMNLTYFQLIINRTDLKKPHFQQWISPHYKPTVVKLAMDLASYYYQHNAAEKIHPLLTTPDAAFRFEMINNLGKLNYPASPPILMELYDREEDMRCKREIIKSLGYMTYQTVQVRDFLEKTLENESGINLRKAIIIALKRAKSESTIPSVNFPALEKQLQKHNQ
- a CDS encoding PleD family two-component system response regulator yields the protein MKNKILIVEKNEIIRSSILHVLKREGYDASAVSNGKNAFDLLQAEKFDIVILNILLQYYSGFEIISLIRGRQDLHQTKILVISNNFTADNMYRLYQMGIDDMIKKPFQPMEMICRIAKLKELIKKIDLA